Proteins from a single region of Hordeum vulgare subsp. vulgare chromosome 6H, MorexV3_pseudomolecules_assembly, whole genome shotgun sequence:
- the LOC123402112 gene encoding actin-related protein 3 isoform X2 yields the protein MDPTSRPAVVIDNGTGYTKMGFAGNVEPCFITPTAVAVNESFSDQTRATAKGNWLAQHSAGVMADLDFLIGEEALARSRSSSTYSLSYPIRNGQVDNWDTMEKFWQQCIFNYLRCDPEDHYFLLTESPLTPPETREYTGEIMFETFNVPGLYIAVQPVLALAAGYTTTKCEMTGVVVDVGDGATHIVPVADGYVIGNSISSIPLTGKDVTQFIQQLMKERGEHIPPEESFDVARRAKEMYCYTCSDIVKEFNKHDREPSKYIKRLTGIKPKTGAPYTCDIGYERFLGPEIFFHPEIYNNDFTTPLQDVIDKCIQSSPIDTRRALYKNIVLSGGSTMFKDFHRRLQRDLKKIVDVRVRASNARLGGDAKLN from the exons ATGGACCCCACCTCACGCCCCGCCGTCGTCATCGACAATGGCACCGG CTACACCAAGATGGGATTCGCGGGGAACGTAGAGCCCTGCTTCATCACCCCCACCGCCGTCGCCGTCAACGAGTCCTTCTCCGACCAGACGCGGGCCACCGCCAAGGGGAACTGGCTGGCGCAGCACAGCGCTGGCGTCATGGCCGATCTCGACTTCCTCATAGGGGAGGAGGCTTTAGCCCGGTCACGTTCCAGCAGCACATACAGCTTGAGCTACCCCATTCGCAACGGCCAG GTTGACAACTGGGACACCATGGAGAAGTTCTGGCAGCAGTGCATTTTCAATTACCTCAGGTGTGACCCAGAAGATCACTATTTCCTGCTGACCGAGAGCCCACTGACTCCTCCTGAAACCCGGGAGTACACCGGGGAGATCATGTTTGAGACGTTCAATGTGCCTGGTCTGTACATAGCGGTTCAACCCGTCCTTGCCCTAGCCGCAGGATACACAACAACCAAG TGTGAAATGACAGGTGTTGTGGTTGATGTGGGTGACGGAGCTACCCACATTGTTCCTGTTGCTGATGGGTATGTCATTGGGAACAGTATCAGTTCTATCCCACTTACAGGCAAGGATGTTACCCAGTTTATTCAGCAACTTATGAAG GAAAGAGGTGAACACATTCCACCCGAAGAATCTTTTGATGTAGCAAGGAGGGCGAAGGAAATGTACTGCTATACATGTTCGGATATTGTGAAG gAATTTAATAAGCATGACAGGGAGCCCTCTAAGTATATAAAACGATTGACTGGCATCAAACCAAAAACGGGTGCTCCATACACCTGTGACATAGGATACGAGCGCTTCCTGGGCCCTGAG ATATTCTTCCACCCCGAGATTTACAACAATGACTTTACCACTCCTTTGCAAGATGTTATAGACAAGTGCATCCAATCATCCCCAATTGATACAAGGAGGGCTCTTTATAAG AATATTGTCTTGTCTGGGGGGTCAACTATGTTTAAGGATTTCCACAGAAGATTACAGCGGGACCTGAAAAAGATTGTGGATGTACGGGTCCGTGCATCTAATGCTCGGCTTGGTGGAGATGCCAAG CTAAATTAA
- the LOC123402112 gene encoding actin-related protein 3 isoform X1 codes for MDPTSRPAVVIDNGTGYTKMGFAGNVEPCFITPTAVAVNESFSDQTRATAKGNWLAQHSAGVMADLDFLIGEEALARSRSSSTYSLSYPIRNGQVDNWDTMEKFWQQCIFNYLRCDPEDHYFLLTESPLTPPETREYTGEIMFETFNVPGLYIAVQPVLALAAGYTTTKCEMTGVVVDVGDGATHIVPVADGYVIGNSISSIPLTGKDVTQFIQQLMKERGEHIPPEESFDVARRAKEMYCYTCSDIVKEFNKHDREPSKYIKRLTGIKPKTGAPYTCDIGYERFLGPEIFFHPEIYNNDFTTPLQDVIDKCIQSSPIDTRRALYKNIVLSGGSTMFKDFHRRLQRDLKKIVDVRVRASNARLGGDAKAQPVEVNVVSHPIQRYAVWFGGSVLASTAEFYEACHTKAEYEEYGASICRSNPVFKGMY; via the exons ATGGACCCCACCTCACGCCCCGCCGTCGTCATCGACAATGGCACCGG CTACACCAAGATGGGATTCGCGGGGAACGTAGAGCCCTGCTTCATCACCCCCACCGCCGTCGCCGTCAACGAGTCCTTCTCCGACCAGACGCGGGCCACCGCCAAGGGGAACTGGCTGGCGCAGCACAGCGCTGGCGTCATGGCCGATCTCGACTTCCTCATAGGGGAGGAGGCTTTAGCCCGGTCACGTTCCAGCAGCACATACAGCTTGAGCTACCCCATTCGCAACGGCCAG GTTGACAACTGGGACACCATGGAGAAGTTCTGGCAGCAGTGCATTTTCAATTACCTCAGGTGTGACCCAGAAGATCACTATTTCCTGCTGACCGAGAGCCCACTGACTCCTCCTGAAACCCGGGAGTACACCGGGGAGATCATGTTTGAGACGTTCAATGTGCCTGGTCTGTACATAGCGGTTCAACCCGTCCTTGCCCTAGCCGCAGGATACACAACAACCAAG TGTGAAATGACAGGTGTTGTGGTTGATGTGGGTGACGGAGCTACCCACATTGTTCCTGTTGCTGATGGGTATGTCATTGGGAACAGTATCAGTTCTATCCCACTTACAGGCAAGGATGTTACCCAGTTTATTCAGCAACTTATGAAG GAAAGAGGTGAACACATTCCACCCGAAGAATCTTTTGATGTAGCAAGGAGGGCGAAGGAAATGTACTGCTATACATGTTCGGATATTGTGAAG gAATTTAATAAGCATGACAGGGAGCCCTCTAAGTATATAAAACGATTGACTGGCATCAAACCAAAAACGGGTGCTCCATACACCTGTGACATAGGATACGAGCGCTTCCTGGGCCCTGAG ATATTCTTCCACCCCGAGATTTACAACAATGACTTTACCACTCCTTTGCAAGATGTTATAGACAAGTGCATCCAATCATCCCCAATTGATACAAGGAGGGCTCTTTATAAG AATATTGTCTTGTCTGGGGGGTCAACTATGTTTAAGGATTTCCACAGAAGATTACAGCGGGACCTGAAAAAGATTGTGGATGTACGGGTCCGTGCATCTAATGCTCGGCTTGGTGGAGATGCCAAG GCTCAACCCGTGGAAGTAAATGTGGTTAGTCATCCAATTCAAAGATATGCGGTTTGGTTTGGTGGATCGGTGCTTGCATCTACAGCAGAATTCTACGAG